In Cupriavidus basilensis, one genomic interval encodes:
- a CDS encoding enoyl-CoA hydratase/isomerase family protein, whose protein sequence is MNALSTSVVNVLAGVIADVERDGSIRALPLRGEGRMFSCGGDIEEMVAAGDALSTLVDDELRVAESMIPQFASLPFPVVCAVQGAVAGGGLGLALAF, encoded by the coding sequence ATGAATGCGTTGAGCACGTCGGTCGTAAACGTGCTCGCTGGTGTCATTGCAGATGTCGAACGCGATGGCTCGATCCGAGCTTTGCCGCTGCGCGGCGAGGGCCGGATGTTCAGTTGCGGAGGCGACATCGAAGAAATGGTGGCCGCAGGCGATGCGTTGTCTACCTTGGTCGATGACGAACTGAGAGTGGCCGAAAGCATGATTCCTCAATTCGCCAGCCTGCCGTTCCCGGTAGTCTGCGCCGTACAAGGCGCGGTAGCCGGAGGCGGTCTCGGGCTTGCCTTGGCCTTCTGA
- a CDS encoding enoyl-CoA hydratase/isomerase family protein, with protein MAAHTGLGYAGDFGISWLLPRAVGGRRARDMILTNRVVSSDEALAWGLVEKVVPGESLLGEARRMAVQFSVGPTQGYAGAKRLQLAAFESDLATSLRLEAAEMNRASKTTDSLEAVHAFVAKRVPQFAGR; from the coding sequence GTGGCGGCCCATACCGGCCTCGGATACGCGGGGGATTTCGGCATCAGCTGGCTACTTCCACGCGCAGTGGGTGGACGACGCGCACGAGACATGATCTTGACCAATCGCGTAGTCAGTTCGGACGAGGCCTTGGCCTGGGGATTGGTCGAGAAAGTGGTTCCTGGCGAGAGCCTGCTGGGCGAAGCGCGGCGTATGGCGGTGCAATTTTCGGTCGGACCAACGCAAGGTTATGCGGGCGCCAAGCGCCTGCAACTCGCTGCCTTCGAGAGTGATCTGGCGACCTCATTGAGGCTGGAGGCGGCCGAAATGAATCGAGCCTCGAAAACCACAGATTCGCTGGAAGCGGTTCACGCGTTCGTCGCAAAGCGAGTCCCGCAGTTTGCCGGACGCTGA
- a CDS encoding relaxase/mobilization nuclease domain-containing protein → MTDRRDDDFRIRPSAPKNRGQSFVSKVLKQAGKASSGKSAVRRPGGSSKSAGSGQRPGSRLGRGHTAARFAGAKLTSMSRRVTIKTLLLNQHRTSPQSLAKHLRYIERDGVGRDGESGQAYGPQTDAADLDAFKERCADDRHHFRFILSPEDGAELEDLRTYTRHLMGRMEADLGTGLDWVAVNHWNTDNPHTHIVVRGRDDTGKDLIIAGDYIADGFRHRAAELATEWLGPRTELEIQQTLRREVDQERWTSLDRTLKREAGDDGMVHVERLNEPRLQRQRLLLIGRLQRLQRLGLADEAQPGTWTVHNDAEKTLRALGERGDIIRTMQRAMRGEPRELAVFEPGDDGRTILGRVAAKGLADELHDRGYLVIDGVDGKAHYVALNARDELANYPTGAVVEARRSADVRAADKNIAALASDGLYRTDHHLAIAQGQAVPGRDPQEVVASHVRRLEALRRAGIVERVAEGLWKVPDDLPEQGRRYDAQRLGGVAVELKSHLPIERQARVIGATWLDQQLIGGGSGLGNLGFGSEVNQAMQQRAEFLAEQGLAERRGQRVILARNLLATLRDRDVIRAAKDIATETGLEHRLAADGQRVTGIYRRSLMLASGRFAMLDDGMGFSLVPWTPVIEQRLGMLISGQVHGGTLSWQIRRQQGLSVT, encoded by the coding sequence ATGACCGACCGTCGCGACGACGATTTCCGCATCCGTCCCAGCGCCCCGAAGAACCGGGGCCAGAGCTTCGTCTCCAAGGTACTCAAGCAGGCGGGCAAGGCCAGCAGCGGCAAGTCGGCGGTGCGCCGTCCTGGTGGCAGTAGCAAGAGTGCCGGCTCCGGCCAGCGGCCCGGCTCACGCTTGGGACGCGGCCACACGGCGGCGCGCTTCGCGGGGGCGAAGCTCACGTCCATGTCGCGGCGTGTGACCATCAAGACGCTGCTGCTCAATCAGCACCGAACCAGCCCGCAGTCGCTTGCCAAGCACCTGCGCTATATCGAGCGCGATGGTGTGGGCCGCGATGGCGAGTCGGGCCAAGCCTACGGGCCGCAGACCGATGCCGCCGACCTCGATGCGTTCAAGGAACGCTGCGCCGACGACCGGCATCACTTCCGCTTTATCCTTTCGCCCGAAGATGGCGCGGAGCTGGAAGACCTGCGCACCTATACCCGGCACCTCATGGGTCGCATGGAGGCCGACCTTGGCACGGGCCTCGATTGGGTGGCCGTCAATCACTGGAACACCGACAACCCGCACACGCACATCGTCGTGCGCGGGCGCGACGACACCGGCAAAGACCTCATCATCGCGGGCGACTACATCGCCGATGGGTTCCGCCATCGCGCCGCCGAACTGGCGACCGAATGGCTGGGGCCACGCACCGAGCTGGAGATCCAGCAGACCTTGCGGCGCGAGGTGGATCAGGAGCGGTGGACGAGCCTGGATCGCACCTTGAAGCGCGAGGCCGGCGACGATGGCATGGTGCATGTCGAACGGCTCAACGAACCCCGACTGCAACGCCAGCGTCTGCTGCTGATCGGCAGGTTGCAGCGTTTGCAGCGCCTGGGCCTGGCCGACGAGGCCCAGCCCGGCACGTGGACCGTCCACAACGATGCGGAAAAGACCCTGCGCGCCCTGGGCGAGCGCGGCGACATCATCCGCACCATGCAGCGGGCCATGCGCGGCGAGCCGCGCGAACTGGCGGTGTTCGAGCCTGGGGACGATGGCCGAACCATCCTCGGCCGCGTGGCCGCGAAGGGGCTGGCCGACGAACTGCACGACCGGGGCTATCTGGTCATCGACGGCGTGGACGGCAAGGCCCACTACGTTGCGCTCAACGCCCGCGACGAGCTGGCGAACTATCCGACCGGCGCCGTGGTGGAGGCAAGGAGATCGGCTGACGTGCGCGCGGCCGACAAGAACATCGCCGCGTTGGCGAGCGATGGCCTGTACCGCACCGACCACCACCTTGCCATCGCGCAGGGTCAGGCCGTGCCCGGCCGCGATCCGCAGGAAGTGGTCGCGTCCCACGTCCGCCGGCTGGAAGCCTTGCGCCGTGCCGGTATCGTGGAACGGGTGGCCGAGGGGCTATGGAAGGTGCCGGACGACCTGCCCGAGCAGGGCCGTCGCTACGATGCGCAGCGCCTGGGCGGCGTGGCGGTGGAGCTGAAATCGCACCTGCCCATCGAGCGGCAGGCCCGCGTGATCGGAGCCACCTGGCTCGACCAGCAGTTGATCGGCGGCGGCTCGGGCCTGGGCAACCTGGGCTTTGGCAGCGAGGTCAACCAGGCGATGCAGCAGCGCGCCGAATTCCTGGCCGAACAGGGGCTGGCAGAGCGGCGCGGGCAGCGCGTAATCCTCGCGCGCAATCTATTGGCGACACTACGCGATCGGGATGTGATTCGGGCTGCCAAGGATATTGCCACCGAAACCGGGCTGGAACACCGTCTGGCGGCCGATGGCCAGCGCGTGACCGGCATCTACCGGCGCAGCCTCATGCTCGCCAGTGGCCGCTTTGCCATGCTCGATGATGGTATGGGGTTCAGCTTGGTGCCATGGACGCCGGTCATCGAACAACGACTCGGCATGCTGATTTCTGGGCAGGTACATGGTGGCACCCTATCCTGGCAAATCCGACGGCAGCAGGGTTTATCCGTTACCTGA
- a CDS encoding S26 family signal peptidase: MTILSTIASTSGGTLRPRSRLRARLGLAGLSACGLAALAWASFVHPLPRLTYNPSDSVAVGWYRVDPLDPRTGSLPASLRVGSIVLTTLPPDATALAAQRGYLPTRVPLLKRVGAMAPQEVCITGGSVRIDGVPSAAVLSADRWGRPLPSWRQCRQLQPGELFLLSVTNPASFDSRYFGPVSAAAVIGVAHPVWLEKRP, encoded by the coding sequence ATGACGATCCTCTCCACCATCGCCAGTACGTCCGGTGGCACGTTGCGTCCTCGCTCGCGCCTGCGCGCTCGCCTCGGGCTGGCGGGCCTGTCCGCCTGCGGCCTCGCTGCGCTGGCCTGGGCGTCCTTCGTGCACCCGCTGCCACGCCTGACCTACAACCCGTCCGATAGCGTGGCGGTCGGCTGGTATCGCGTCGATCCACTCGATCCGCGTACGGGCTCGCTACCAGCGTCATTGCGCGTGGGCAGCATCGTGCTGACCACGCTGCCGCCGGACGCTACTGCGCTGGCAGCGCAGCGCGGCTACCTGCCGACGCGCGTGCCGCTGCTCAAGCGCGTGGGCGCGATGGCACCGCAGGAGGTGTGCATCACTGGCGGCAGCGTCCGCATCGACGGCGTGCCGTCGGCCGCCGTGCTGTCCGCCGACCGCTGGGGCCGGCCGCTGCCATCCTGGAGGCAGTGCCGGCAGCTCCAGCCCGGCGAGCTGTTTCTGCTCAGTGTCACCAACCCGGCGTCTTTCGATAGCCGGTATTTCGGGCCGGTCAGCGCTGCCGCCGTGATCGGCGTGGCGCATCCGGTCTGGCTGGAGAAACGGCCATGA